Proteins encoded together in one Sceloporus undulatus isolate JIND9_A2432 ecotype Alabama chromosome 4, SceUnd_v1.1, whole genome shotgun sequence window:
- the LOC121929210 gene encoding zinc finger MYM-type protein 1-like, protein MSDGRKRLSGAAKRKRELRAAYSPNPKQALLNFEAVDTPGESSAEDGGCAGAGCEEVTFLLDGQATNEPITTVSTSQTDVKVHISEEDYKTDLTVVNQLVAEFNPSILDDPGLWMDVNSDMRDFLVLNGPRQVKVFSFPKDSVKRSFHRMYYWRDLPNGDKLERPWLMYSKTQNAAYCFCCKLFQPNTLFALCSNGTKDWRNLARNLASHEKTPYHQRAFCSWKELEVRLKLKVNIDDKDQEKIASETHHWQNVMKRLVGIVQVLASQNLSLYGTSDQLFVPDNGNFLKIVELMGEFDSVLKEHLRRVTTKEIHSHYLGKTTQDEIIQLLATEVKQKILSLLRSAKYYSIILDCTVGNNHIEQVVLMVRFVTAIEASANVPAVVNVREHFLEFIDVDDTKGSSMAKVLLKRLEEMGIAIVDMRGQSYDNEANMKGKNSGVQTLLQELNPRVFFVPCSSHSLKLIVSDAASNFSEAVEFFNIVQSIYVFFSASAHRWEVLKQYLGTFTLTPKSVSASRWESCVEAVEVIRQQSGEICDAINAVIEDSALTRAAHSKTQIEGERVARNICNFKFLCGLVLWHDILLEINIVSEKLQEADLDITGVVKQLDKTKSYLQCYWSDEGFENVLKSAQKLAEEFDIDADFPPVQEVRSRHITNFHYEARDLITDPKQHFRVKFFNQVLACAIQSVEECFLQLREHSIIFGMLYDIKNLNEIAAEDIRRQCGALEKVLTHGKLRDIDGNDLHDELKALSKYVPVGSTPKGVLEYICAKKMITLFPNTFIALRILLTLPLTIANAGPGSSKLKLIKTHLHSTMVQDRIEGLATVAIEQELAQTIDLKEAVHVFASKKAQRSPLC, encoded by the coding sequence ATGTCTGATGGAAGGAAACGcctttctggagcagcaaaaaggaaGAGGGAGTTAAGGGCAGCTTACTCACCCAACCCAAAGCAAGCTCTCCTGAATTTTGAAGCAGTAGATACTCCAGGTGAATCTTCCGCAGAGGATGGTGGGTGTGCAGGTGCTGGCTGTGAGGAAGTGACTTTTCTCCTAGATGGTCAGGCTACAAATGAGCCAATAACCACTGTGTCCACATCTCAAACAGATGTTAAAGTTCACATATCTGAAGAAGATTACAAAACAGACCTGACTGTAGTGAATCAGCTGGTTGCTGAGTTCAATCCATCCATCTTAGATGATCCAGGACTGTGGATGGATGTGAACAGTGATATGAGAGACTTCCTTGTACTGAATGGTCCACGGCAAGTAAAAGTATTCAGTTTCCCAAAAGATTCTGTAAAGAGAAGCTTCCATCGCATGTATTACTGGCGTGATCTACCGAATGGGGACAAGTTAGAGAGACCATGGCTTATGTATTCAAAGACCCAGAACGCTGCTTACTGTTTTTGCTGCAAATTGTTTCAGCCCAATACTCTGTTTGCATTGTGTTCTAATGGAACAAAGGACTGGAGAAACCTGGCTAGAAATTTAGCAAGTCATGAGAAGACTCCTtatcaccagagagcattttgtAGCTGGAAGGAGCTTGAGGTACGGCTAAAATTAAAGGTAAACATAGATGATAAAGATCAAGAGAAGATTGCATCTGAGACCCATCACTGGCAAAACGTTATGAAGAGGCTCGTTGGCATTGTGCAAGTGCTTGCTTCTCAGAATCTGTCATTATATGGAACTTCAGATCAGCTCTTTGTTCCAGATAATGGTAACTTCCTTAAAATTGTGGAGTTGATGGGAGAGTTTGATTCTGTACTTAAAGAGCATTTAAGAAGAGTAACTACCAAAGAAATTCACAGTCACTATCTGGGGAAAACAACTCAAGATGAGATCATCCAGTTACTGGCAACAGAAGTCAAACAAAAGATTTTGTCACTTCTGAGGTCTGCAAAATATTACTCTATCATTCTGGACTGCACAGTTGGCAACAATCATATTGAACAAGTGGTTTTAATGGTGCGTTTTGTAACTGCAATAGAAGCAAGTGCTAATGTTCCTGCAGTAGTGAATGTCAGAGAACATTTCTTGGAGTTTATTGATGTAGATGATACTAAAGGATCTAGTATGGCAAAAGTGCTCCTTAAAAGGCTGGAAGAAATGGGAATTGCAATAGTGGATATGCGTGGACAGAGTTATGATAATGAGGCCAACATGAAAGGGAAGAACAGTGGGGTACAGACTTTGCTACAGGAGTTAAATCCCCGTGTCTTTTTTGTCCCATGCAGttcccattcattaaaattaatagtCTCTGATGCTGCATCTAATTTTAGTGAAGCTGTTGAATTTTTTAATATAGTCCAAAGTATCTATGTTTTTTTCTCTGCATCAGCTCATCGATGGGAAGTTCTTAAGCAGTATCTGGGAACTTTCACTCTTACTCCAAAATCTGTGAGTGCTTCAAGGTGGGAAAGTTGCGTTGAGGCAGTAGAGGTTATTAGACAGCAGAGTGGGGAAATATGTGATGCTATAAATGCAGTTATAGAGGATAGTGCTTTGACAAGAGCTGCTCATAGCAAAACACAGATTGAGGGGGAGAGAGTAGCACGTAATATATGCAACTTCAAATTTCTGTGTGGTCTAGTTTTGTGGCATGACATACTGttagaaataaatattgtaaGTGAGAAACTGCAAGAGGCTGATCTAGATATTACTGGAGTAGTGAAACAACTCGACAAAACAAAGTCATACCTCCAGTGTTACTGGTCAGATGAgggatttgaaaatgttttgaaaagtgCACAGAAATTAGCAGAAGAGTTTGATATTGATGCTGATTTTCCACCTGTACAAGAAGTTAGATCTCGCCATATCACAAATTTTCATTATGAAGCAAGGGATCTGATAACAGACCCCAAACAACACTTCAGAGTTAAGTTTTTTAACCAGGTCTTAGCCTGTGCTATCCAGTCAGTTGAAGAATGTTTCTTGCAACTCAGGGAACACAGTATTATATTTGGGATGCTTTATGATATAAAGAATCTCAATGAAATTGCAGCTGAAGACATCCGGCGGCAGTGTGGGGCTCTAGAAAAAGTGCTAACCCATGGCAAATTACGTGACATTGATGGAAACGATTTACATGATGAATTGAAAGCACTCTCAAAATATGTTCCTGTGGGCTCAACTCCAAAGGGCGTTTTGGAATAtatctgtgcaaaaaaaatgatCACCTTATTTCCAAATACTTTTATTGCTCTACGCATACTTCTGACACTTCCTTTAACAATTGCCAATGCAGGTCCTGGGTCCTCCAAGCTGAAGTTGATAAAAACACACTTGCACTCCACAATGGTGCAGGATAGAATAGAGGGACTTGCAACTGTAGCTATTGAACAAGAACTAGCTCAAACCATTGACCTTAAAGAAGCAGTTCATGTCTTTGCATCTAAGAAGGCACAGAGATCACCACTTTGCTGA